From Triticum urartu cultivar G1812 unplaced genomic scaffold, Tu2.1 TuUngrouped_contig_5724, whole genome shotgun sequence, the proteins below share one genomic window:
- the LOC125529613 gene encoding uncharacterized protein LOC125529613 yields GASPHRIQALVAAADREKGARVDCHKALVVHKVRKTPALPGGEVVVNISHQLALFDPEDDGHGGCPDWTLHPIFNDDDNNCCYTHKCEVDDNEEDGDVLLDECDEGVDDQPSVMDVIRNNREAEGLEFSIDDEIDQAADMFITRFRKRMNQNF; encoded by the coding sequence GGCGCCTCCCCCCACAGGATCCAGGCGCTGGTGGCTGCCGCTGACCGGGAGAAAGGTGCCAGGGTGGACTGCCACAAGGCTCTCGTGGTGCACAAGGTCCGGAAGACGCCAGCGCTCCCTGGTGGTGAGGTTGTTGTTAATATCTCTCATCAATTGGCACTGTTTGATCCAGAGGATGATGGTCATGGTGGCTGCCCTGATTGGACACTACACCCCATCTTCAACGACGATGATAACAACTGTTGTTACACCCACAAATGCGAGGTCGACGACAATGAAGAAGATGGCGATGTGCTACTTGATGAGTGTGATGAAGGCGTTGACGACCAACCGTCGGTCATGGATGTAATCCGGAACAACCGAGAGGCAGAAGGCTTGGAGTTCAGCATTGACGATGAGATCGATCAGGCTGCTGATATGTTCATCACAAGGTTTCGGAAGCGGATGAATCAGA